A window of Halichoerus grypus chromosome 15, mHalGry1.hap1.1, whole genome shotgun sequence genomic DNA:
CTTCTGCCCCATGAGCAAACCTCAGGGTGCCAGGACCTAACTCTTGATCCCTACCTCATCACCATGGATCCCAGCTCAGAGCACTGCCCCCCATCTGGCCCTActtcacccttccccccaccagaCACTGCTGACAAACCACCCTCCGGGCCACGTCCTGGCCTCCTTGGAGCACTTGGCTGCAGAGCGGGAGGCAGAGATTCGGTCCCTGTGCAGTCTGGATGGACTCCGAGATACGGAGATAGCCAGGTATGGAGTGGAGTGCTCCTAAGGGCGGGGCAGGGCGGGTGGATGGGTAAGCCAGAACAGACTCAGGACCAGGCACAGTCACCTGCTGATGGGAGTGGAACTGAAACCCAGTGACCAGTCTGGCAGGTGGGCTGACATTGGCCACCCCCAAGAGCCCGGGCGAGGGGGGAGGGCTCCTCCCTCAGTGGTTTTACCCCACCCCCAGGTCCCAGGTACCAGACCAGTCAGACTCCAGCCAGGCCCTGCCATCCATGGTGCATCTCATCCAGGTGACCCCCAGGCATCCTTCCCAGGACTCCATCCCCTCATCCCCTTCCCATCCCGAGGCCTGCTTgatcccctcacccccagggaTGATGCCCACCCTGACTTTGTACTCCTGCCCCAGGAGGGCTGGAGGGCCGTGGGTGTGCTGGTTGCCCAGCGGGGCCCCCTTCTGAAGGAGCATCAAATCCTGACCCGGCGCCTCCAAGGCCTGATGGAGGAGGTGAAGAAATGTGCCCTGGGATCCAGCGAGAGGTGAGGGGGCTCCCTCAGCAGAGGACTCTAGGCCATCCCTTTCCCAGAGGTCTCAGAATACTAGACTTTTCCTGCCCCCgtggctcccagctctgcctccctgctctcctggtttgtctccctgtgtTTGTGGCTCCCTGTGCATCCTTACAGATCTGATCTCCCTCCTCCGCTAGGAGGCTTAGCCATCTTCCTCTCCCTGGTTCTCCTCTGCTGTGCCCCAGGCAGGCCTTGATGCTGGGGCTCCGGGGCTGTGGCCTGTGGGCAGAGCTCAAGGCCCTGCGTGCCcagagccaggagctggaggaggcgACTGGGCGGCGGCAGCTTATGCTGCAGGAGCTCCAGGCCAAACAGCAGCGGATCCTGCGCTGGCGCCAGCTGGTGGTGAGAGGCCGGCCTTGGGGGAAGTGGCAGCGCCTGATGGAGGGCCAGAGAGAGGCTGGGAGGCTTAGGATCTAGAACTGGGCCTCTGGTGGTGAGGAGAGGCCCAGGGTGAGCCTCCCAAGAGGAAGCAGGACCTGTAcaaaggggagggcagggccagagggtgggaggtgggaggtgggaagtaAAAGGCGCCCATCTCGGTGGCCTCATGGTTGCCCAGGAGGAGACACAGGAACAGGTCCGCCTTCTCATCAAGGGCAACTCAGCCAGCAAGACGCGCCTGTGCCGGAGCCCTGCAGAGGTGAGAGAGAAGTTGGGGCAAGATTTGGGTAGGGCCGGGGCTCCTAGAGATGGGGCCAGGTGGCTCCAGGCTGCCCCTCCcatccctttccttccccacagGTGCTGGCTCTGGTTCAGCGAAAACTGGTCCCCACATCTGAGGCGGTGGCACCCCAGAGCCAAGAGCTGCTTCGCTGTCTAGAGGAGGAAGCCCGGCATCTGCCCCACCTTCTGTTGGGCACCCTGCTTCGGCACAGCCCCAGAGGGTAAGACTGGAGCCACCTCTAAGTCCCCTCCCATGGGTGACTATCACTCCAATTCCGCACCAAAAAAATAATCCCAGGCCTTCAGTGTTCCCAAGCTGCCAGACCTCACCCTCAGGTCTCAGTCCCACTCTGGAATCCTAGTCCCCAGACCCACCTCCAAGTTCCTGGGCCTCCTGAGGCCACCTCTCAGCCCCCAGAACCTCTGGAATCCAAGCCTCCCTCCAAGTACCCCACCCAACCTGGACTGTCCCTCCAGATTGCAGCCCCTGCCCACAGTCCTGCCATCCATCCACCAGCTGCATCCTGCATCCCCGAGGGGCTCCAGCCTCATAGCGCTGAGCCACACACTGGGGCTGCCTGCAGGGAAGGTGAGTGCCTCTCCCCTAGGACCTGTCTTCCCACCGCTCCTCCCGCCCGAAGTGAccatccttccccctccctccaggctcCGGAACTGCTCCTCCCAAAGGCCGCCTCTCTTCGTCAGGACCTTCTATTCCTCCAGGACCAGCGGAGTCTCCGGTGCTGGGATCTGCGCCACGTGAAGACCAGCCTGCCACCAGGACCATCCACCCAAGGTAAGGCCTGCCCTGCCTTCACAGCTGGCATCCCTGCCCATTCCCAGGGTCATCAGCCTCCAGAAAAAATCCCAAACACCCATTGCTGACACAGTGCCTACTGTGCACTGAGTGCTTTAAGCATGCTCACTGGTTTCATCTGCACAGCAGCCCCATGGGGTTAGTGCTGCCATTTGCCCCTTTTACAGAGGCAGGAACTAAGATGGGAGGCCTTGCTGGCTGCCCAGGTAGGAGAGCTAGGATTTAAATCTGACATTTAATCTGGCAATCTGACGTGTGTCTGTACTCCTAACCAGGTGATCCTGCCCATTAAATTGCCAAGTACTCATGTATCACCATCCAGTAGGATATGTGAGTAGTTAAAAGCTAggctgtggggtgcctgggcagtcagtcgttaagcgtctgccttcggctcaggtcatgatcccagggtcctgggatcgagccccgcatcgggctccctgctccgcgggaagcctgcttctccctctcccactccccctgcttgtgttccctctcttgctgtctctctctctgtcaaataaataaataatataaaatcttaaaaaataaataaataaataaataaatttgct
This region includes:
- the HAUS5 gene encoding HAUS augmin-like complex subunit 5, with product MELMQEARELGCWATEEMGAPVVARAPESTLRRLCLGQGADIWAYVLRHVHSQRSVKKIRGNLLWYGHQDSREARRKLELEATVARLRAEIQELDQSLELMEQETEAQDMALEQALQRIQDTQRRALLLRAQAGAMRRQQRGLQDPMKQLQNQLRRLQDTERKAKVDITFGPLTSAALGLEPVVLGDVRTAYTLRTQFLQKLLIPQAKGGNIPTPQDDYFGASYRQWLSSVETLLTNHPPGHVLASLEHLAAEREAEIRSLCSLDGLRDTEIARSQVPDQSDSSQALPSMVHLIQEGWRAVGVLVAQRGPLLKEHQILTRRLQGLMEEVKKCALGSSERQALMLGLRGCGLWAELKALRAQSQELEEATGRRQLMLQELQAKQQRILRWRQLVEETQEQVRLLIKGNSASKTRLCRSPAEVLALVQRKLVPTSEAVAPQSQELLRCLEEEARHLPHLLLGTLLRHSPRGLQPLPTVLPSIHQLHPASPRGSSLIALSHTLGLPAGKAPELLLPKAASLRQDLLFLQDQRSLRCWDLRHVKTSLPPGPSTQELLQIRASREKEQKDNLGQALKQLENLLKKALERIPKLQEVVEDWWEQPGQAALSEELCQGLSLPQWRLRWVQAQGALQQLCR